From Pelmatolapia mariae isolate MD_Pm_ZW linkage group LG22, Pm_UMD_F_2, whole genome shotgun sequence, a single genomic window includes:
- the LOC135933618 gene encoding transcription and mRNA export factor ENY2-2, translating into MSKDSQMRAAINQKLIEMGERERLKELLRAKLVECGWKDQLKAHCKDVIREKGLEHVTVEDLVTEVTPKGRALVPDSVKKELLQRIRAFLAQHATL; encoded by the exons ATGAGCAAAGATTCCCAGATGAGGGCTGCAATAAACCAGAAGCTGATAGAGATGGGGGAACGGGAGCG GTTGAAAGAGTTGCTCAGAGCGAAGCTGGTGGAGTGTGGGTGGAAGGATCAGCTGAAAGCACACTGCAAAG ATGTGATCAGAGAAAAGGGCCTGGAGCATGTCACAGTGGAGGACCTGGTCACAGAGGTCACACCAAAAGGCAGAG CACTCGTACCAGACAGTGTGAAGAAAGAACTCCTCCAGAGAATCAGAGCTTTTTTAGCTCAACATGCAACCTTGTGA